One genomic segment of Selenomonadales bacterium includes these proteins:
- a CDS encoding energy transducer TonB translates to MRLSLKEMIPEEWVLPIRISVGFHVVAVMFVGYLTYGMMEYHAPKEDLIEIDMSMVEPQRARAEVPQLPTKEPAPKAEPIQPKAASTPQAAPKAAPAQAAVSSVPTTADGWMKSSGTSSASSSAPSTSGTAVGASIGVPSGEAVGGETEGNAIGRFLARVESRKEYPFMAVRRNLTGVVTVGVAIDKNGNLIELYVVRSSGAKILDEAGLKAVQKSCPFPHDVGRMLRMNIPISFYLK, encoded by the coding sequence GTGCGCCTGAGTTTGAAAGAGATGATACCCGAAGAATGGGTGTTGCCGATACGGATATCGGTCGGATTCCATGTGGTGGCAGTCATGTTCGTCGGATATCTGACGTACGGCATGATGGAATATCATGCCCCGAAAGAAGACCTGATCGAGATCGATATGTCGATGGTAGAGCCGCAGAGAGCACGTGCAGAAGTACCGCAGCTGCCGACGAAAGAACCTGCGCCTAAAGCAGAACCTATACAGCCGAAGGCGGCAAGCACGCCGCAGGCCGCGCCTAAGGCAGCACCTGCGCAGGCGGCAGTCAGCTCCGTGCCGACAACGGCAGACGGCTGGATGAAGTCCTCGGGCACTTCGAGTGCTTCGTCCTCTGCACCGAGCACCTCGGGCACTGCGGTCGGTGCGAGCATAGGTGTTCCGAGTGGTGAAGCAGTCGGCGGTGAGACCGAAGGCAACGCGATCGGCAGATTCTTGGCTCGCGTCGAGAGCCGCAAGGAATATCCGTTTATGGCGGTGCGACGTAATTTGACAGGTGTGGTAACGGTCGGTGTAGCGATCGATAAGAACGGCAATCTGATCGAGTTGTATGTCGTACGATCGTCGGGTGCGAAAATACTGGATGAAGCAGGATTGAAAGCGGTACAGAAGAGCTGTCCGTTCCCACATGATGTGGGTAGAATGCTTCGTATGAATATCCCGATCTCGTTTTATCTGAAGTAA
- a CDS encoding Com family DNA-binding transcriptional regulator, translating to MEVIQLKKRKSSMPEHRCCHCRRLLFYGEVKRIEIKCPKCGRILELTDENKT from the coding sequence GTGGAAGTGATTCAGTTGAAAAAGAGGAAGTCGTCGATGCCCGAGCATCGCTGTTGTCATTGTCGGCGACTATTGTTTTACGGAGAAGTAAAACGAATAGAGATCAAATGTCCGAAGTGTGGACGGATACTGGAATTGACAGATGAGAATAAGACATAA